The Kwoniella newhampshirensis strain CBS 13917 chromosome 2, whole genome shotgun sequence DNA segment AGATTGAGAAGACTCACCGATGACCCAGCTCAGACCGGCTTCGACAGGGCTGACGCTTTCGTCGAGATCGTGACCGTACAAGCACATTCCGGCTTCGAGTCGGAGAGAATCCCGTGCTCCGAGACCGATCAACAGCACGTCCGGATGTCGAGCGATCCGCTCGCCTATGGCCACTGCCTCTGCGGGAGGAATGGAGATCTGCAGCGGAGCAAAGGTCAGGTCAGTATTCGTTTTCCTGCTACGAATTTGTCTGTGCAAGCAGAAACATGTAACAGTAAGATGGATCACCCACCTCGAAGCCATCTTCACCGGTGTAACCACCTCTTGCCAGGTGACATTTGACCTTTCCGCCCTGTCCATTATCCAGCTCTGCAAAAGTGCTCTGACCGAATTTGATCCCTGACAGATCTTTGTCCGTCATACCTTGAACCACATCTTTCGCCTTTGGCCCTTGTAACGCCAACAGTCCCCACCCATCCAATGTCTCCCATTGGACCTGTCCCTCTGCTCCCTGTTCCTCGTTCCACTTGTCCAGTTGTTTACCTATCCACTCTTTGTCTTCGGTAGATCGTCCAGCATTGGTGACGACGTAGAATTCCTCGTCGGAATGTTTCGTGATGATCGTATCGTCGATGATACCGCCCGTCTCGTTGAGAATCACCGAGAGAGTCGAGCTAAAGGGTGCAAGAGAGGCGAGAGATGAAGGGCAAAGTGAAAGTAGGAAGGATTGCGCGGTGGGTCCGGCGAAGTTGTGTTGGAGCATGTGGGAGACATCGAAAAGTCCAGCGGAAGAACGGACATGTTTATGGGCGGTGACTGCACAGCGTAGTTCAATATCCAACATCAGCTACACATTTGGACGATACCGTCAGTGTGTTGATACGCCGAGCACGACGTGTGAAGGTGCGATCGTAGCTTGTGACAGCCTGATTGAGAAGAACCGCACTCACTCTGACCAACCTCGCCATAACTGAGAGGCATACTCCATCCGGCGAACGGAACCATCTTCGCCGCGTTCTTGACGTGGAAGTCATACAGCGGTGTCTTGTGCAGCTACGGGCGTCACATAGCAACGTACGGTCCATCCGTCAACCTTGGTCCTCTTTCCAGACGacctgactcacctcctccgctCGTCGGAGGGTAGTTGCGAAGCCCCTGGTAGCGATCCTCGGAGGTTGAACGAGAGATCTCTCGATAGATTGCGCTCGAGCGCaacgaagagctggacgaaGGGCGAGCATCGCGGGGAAATGGAATGACGGGGCTGGTAGGATGTTTTCTTGTGAAGGACTGGTGTAGAGACAAGATGAGGGTGGTGATCAAGAGTGAAAAGCGTCCACCCTTGCCTTTCTCTTCACTTTGTCGACGCATGGATTGGTCCATTGTTGTCGTTGGAAAACAAGTTGTTGGTCGTTGGAAATAAGTTGAGCGCCCGTGTTTCCCCAGGCACGTAACGGAATAGCTTATCCTTATCATCCCACGATCACTTGCGCTACTTTTCAAATTAGGCTCGCTGGATTTGCGTATGATCTAAAACAACCCCTTGATCATCTCAAAACCCGGTCTGGACACGCATCAATTTATCGCTCACTTGGCATCTTGGATAATCGGTCACGGTCACAACGGACAAGGTACTCCTTATATCGACTGCACCAATCTCCCCCAGCTTGTCCCTCCACACGTCCCGTCCGCACCTTTAGCCCTCTTCACGGCCGCCATGTTCTTTGCAAACTCGACTCTGTTCGatccaccgccaccgccaccgtCACCCTCACCGATTGACGATGGCATGTCTCCCCCGATGGCAGATACAGATCGATGTAAGCTATTAGGGACGACAGGGTTGATCGTACAAGGTCTGAGTGGGTATCGCtcgtctttctttcccATTCCAACCCATACATCGTCTCTCCACTCAGATCTATTGGACAAGCACGAATATGCTATGCTTGTCATCAGTGCTCCCTTTGACGCTTACTGATCAACGCTTTACTTGATACCACTCTCAGTGGGCATattcgtcatcatctcacttgTGATCAAGAAACATCTGGAGCGGAGAAAACGATCGTGGAGAATATGGATATGGGATGTTGGGAAACAGCTCGTAGGACAGGCTCTCGTTCATGGTCTGAATGTCCTGGTGAGCAGCTTGGCATTATCTTGCATGGTAGTGATGAGGGGTAGCGCTTATTCAGGGATACAGATCTCTGACGTGGTGGCTCGGGTTGTACATAGTAATCCTTGTTCGTTATATTTTCTCAACGTTCTTATCGATACCACGTTAGGTGCGCTGGTTTCATGATACCGACGGAAAACGAGTAGCTAACTCACGTCCTGCAGGCGTTGGCATTCTGTACTTCTGCTTGAAAGGGTTCACATGGGTGTTCACGAAGCGGCTCGGTTGGGAAGGTTTTGTCAGTGGACAATATGGACGACCACCGCGTCCTTCTTTGTGAGTCTTATTCTTACTTCAGCTCGGTGCTGTCGAGTCCATGCATATTCAGTATTTCGCAGGCTAATCGGTGTCGAGCCCATAGCTGGTGGAAACAACTTCTTCCTTACCTCAGCTCTATCTTGATCATGAagctcctcgtcctcctccctctcacacTCCCCGTCATCTCCGATCTGCTTTTCCAATTCGGTCAATCGCTACTCGGCTGGCTATCCCCTCGGATACAagtcatcttcgtcatggCCATTTTCCCGCTCATCATGAACGTGTTTCAGTTCTGCTTGGTGGACCAGGTGATCAAGGGTCCGAAGAACCCCGATGACGAGACTGGTGAGGGACGCGGCGGAGACAGAGAGTACAGCCGGCTGCCTACgtgggaaggagatgtaGAGCGTGGAGTACCAGATGAGACGACGAcggcgagaaggagaagaccgtCCGCCTTggcgaaagagagagaaaacGGAAGTGTACCTATACCAAGCTCACCGTTACTCTCACCAAGCGGTTACGAAGGCTATGGTAGTACTTCGCCTAGTCCAGTAGGCAGTCCAACGAAGACTGCTGCTAACGGTCTTGCGGCGGATGATAATATCTGGTCGAAAATCATGAACAGCAAGAGGGACAAAGCTGGAGGCTCGACAGAAccaacatcgtcgtcgccgtacgatgatgatgaagaggaactgAATGGAGAGCCACTACTAGAAGTACGACGGGATGATCGACGTGCGAGATCGACTGCACCGTCTCCCGACTCCATGCGTCCTGATGGAGACCTCGAACCTCCATCGCCAGTAGACACTCTGGATAGAAGTGCCCGTACCGAGTCATCAGGAATGAGCGAAACGACGAGACGATTGACGACCGAGGCAGAAAGAGAAGCGAGGTGGACGTTGAGTCCACCGGAATCGCCGACGGTGGGAAGTGTGCGGGAAGAACGGGATCAAGTAGGACTGGTGGATGTGGTCGTGACGAGGGATCGGTGAGGGTGTTCAATCGCACAGTTGCATATGGGTGTCTAGATGGAGCATCAGTTTGAGTTGTATGAAAGTACTTGTGTATCGTTGTAATGCACCACACAACCAGCATGGACAATGCATTGTTCAAATGTTTCTCGCTATTGGCTGTGCGCAGAGCGCTGTGAGGGTGTTTTGGTGTAGCAACCTGTTTCTTTTCTAGAACGCAGCGGTGTGCATGTGCGTTGTGTGACGAGAGATCTACGAGAACGGGACTGGGTCTCAATAGTGGGATGGATTGTTTACGAGTTGAATCCAGACGAACATGGGTGACATCCCCCGATTGGGACGACTTTCTACTTACTCTCGTTCAATATTTCATTCTGCTCATGTCTTAGATCAACACGCCCTTCTACGTTTCCTTATAATCAGTCATCCAAGCAATATCCATCCGGACATCTTCGTTCGGTTCGACCCTTCGCCCCGTCACCACTTGTATCGGAGATCTGTACTGTACTGTACATATCAGCGTGTATGTCGTATCGCATCAAATCTCGCTACGAGATGTCTTAGCGAAGTAGTGGTTCTATCTCCAGATTATATATCCATCAACAGATCTCTTTCTCACTCCTCGATCGACAACACCAACACCTTCCTATAATCATCTGATTCGGTTCACGACTCATCGACGCTTCCACTGCCTGGGTACGAGAGTCGATCATGTCACTGCTTCGCGATTCGTCCTCTCAGTCCCAACCACCGCCCGCCAAGTCGTTATCGAGCCCTGTCGGAGTCGGAGGATCTCGTCCGTCCAGTTCCAGTTCCGCCTCGTCTCGTAATGATCTCTTCAACACTTCTTGGAAACCAGATCTACCGCCTCCTAGACCCCTACTGGGAGATGCTGCTGCGGAGGTCCCTTCAGCCAGcgggagtgggagtgggagtgggagtgggaatGGATCAAACTTGTTTTCACATGCTCACACTCTCTCAGCGCTGGTACCGGGTAAGAGAAGGGAACCCGGTctgaagatggacaagcATGTCGAGGACAGTCGCttgggagagatggattTGGACGAATTCGGAGCGAACACGAGATCATTCACGACACCACATGTGAAAACACTTGCCAGAGTAGAAGGTGTCGGATCTTCACCATCTGCAGCTTCTCGAACTTCGTCattcttcgatctctcttcttccgacgCCATCacgcctcctcctgctccgaGACTCGTCACTTCACTCAATATCGGTAATGGAGCCAGTGGACCCACTACGGCTAGTTCTCTCGCTCCGTCCCCTCTCAACTTATCTCGAGCATCTAGTTTCCGACATACGATCCCTgcccctctctccctcgatGGCTTACGTCCCACCAGCGGAATTGCGGACCAGTACCTCGCAAACGCCgctgcttcatcttcagcatcatcgtctcgcCAACCGTCATGGGACAACACTG contains these protein-coding regions:
- a CDS encoding glycine cleavage system T protein, which translates into the protein MLALRPALRCARAQSIERSLVQPPRIATRGFATTLRRAEELHKTPLYDFHVKNAAKMVPFAGWSMPLSYGEVGQITAHKHVRSSAGLFDVSHMLQHNFAGPTAQSFLLSLCPSSLASLAPFSSTLSVILNETGGIIDDTIITKHSDEEFYVVTNAGRSTEDKEWIGKQLDKWNEEQGAEGQVQWETLDGWGLLALQGPKAKDVVQGMTDKDLSGIKFGQSTFAELDNGQGGKVKCHLARGGYTGEDGFEISIPPAEAVAIGERIARHPDVLLIGLGARDSLRLEAGMCLYGHDLDESVSPVEAGLSWVIGKDRRAEDSTPVFPGKSRILAELVSGPSRRRVGFEITGAPAREGCKVFDSAGTKQIGVITSGIPSPSLGTNIAMGYVENGQHKKGTAVKVEVRKKLREAVVRPMPFVPTKYFK